The following proteins are encoded in a genomic region of Thioclava nitratireducens:
- the ppk2 gene encoding polyphosphate kinase 2 — protein MAVDAPSLPAEGSPAGVEALLKEAGPKQFPRVDPNAVRLAFETGKYPYRRKMARPAYETEKAQLQAELLKVQKWAQETGEKFVILFEGRDAAGKGGTIKRFTEHLNPRFARVVALNKPSEEEQGQWYFQRYVEHLPTAGEMTFYDRSWYNRAGVERVMGFCKPNDYLEFMRQTPELERMFVRSGIRLYKYWFSVTREEQRRRFTARETDPLKRWKLSPIDLASLDRWDDYTEAKEAMFFYTDTADAPWTIVKSNDKKRARLNCMKHFLSTLDYPDKDPSIATPPDPLIVGHASHVVHSSQHILGASLHPDQRRVTKS, from the coding sequence ATGGCGGTCGACGCGCCTTCCCTTCCGGCGGAGGGATCGCCCGCAGGCGTCGAGGCCCTGCTGAAGGAGGCGGGCCCGAAGCAATTCCCGCGCGTCGATCCCAACGCGGTGCGGCTGGCCTTCGAGACGGGCAAATATCCCTATCGTCGCAAAATGGCGCGCCCCGCTTACGAGACGGAGAAAGCGCAGCTTCAGGCCGAGTTGCTCAAGGTCCAGAAATGGGCGCAGGAGACCGGCGAGAAATTCGTGATCCTCTTCGAGGGCCGCGACGCGGCGGGCAAGGGCGGCACGATCAAGCGCTTCACCGAGCATCTCAATCCGCGCTTCGCCCGGGTCGTGGCGCTCAACAAGCCCTCCGAGGAGGAGCAGGGTCAATGGTATTTCCAGCGCTATGTCGAGCATCTGCCGACCGCGGGGGAGATGACCTTCTACGATCGCAGCTGGTATAACCGCGCGGGCGTCGAACGCGTGATGGGCTTCTGCAAACCCAACGACTACCTCGAATTCATGCGCCAAACCCCGGAGTTGGAGCGGATGTTCGTGCGCTCGGGCATCCGGCTCTACAAATATTGGTTCTCGGTCACCCGTGAGGAGCAACGCCGCCGGTTCACGGCACGTGAAACCGATCCGCTCAAGCGCTGGAAGCTGTCGCCGATCGATCTGGCAAGCCTCGATCGCTGGGACGATTACACCGAGGCGAAGGAGGCGATGTTTTTCTATACAGATACCGCCGATGCCCCTTGGACCATCGTGAAATCGAACGACAAGAAGCGCGCGCGGCTGAACTGCATGAAGCATTTCCTCTCGACGCTGGACTATCCCGACAAGGATCCCTCGATCGCGACACCGCCCGATCCGCTGATCGTCGGCCATGCGAGCCATGTCGTGCATTCCTCGCAGCATATTCTTGGTGCATCTCTTCATCCCGATCAGCGTCGCGTGACCAAATCCTGA
- a CDS encoding SAM-dependent methyltransferase gives MGWNERFAGDEYLYGTTPADFVARQAWRLAPGARLLSIADGEGRNGTYLASLGLQVTALEPSENARRKAAELAQERGVSMQTIDADLRGYDWPRGNTTPCSPASSSSPTRPFGQRFSTALRPHSNPAVSL, from the coding sequence ATGGGCTGGAACGAAAGATTCGCCGGAGACGAGTATCTCTATGGCACGACCCCGGCGGATTTCGTGGCGCGTCAGGCGTGGCGTCTCGCGCCTGGGGCGCGGCTTCTGAGTATCGCCGATGGCGAAGGTCGCAACGGCACCTATCTCGCGAGCCTCGGGCTGCAGGTGACCGCCCTAGAACCCTCGGAAAACGCGCGCCGAAAGGCTGCCGAACTGGCGCAGGAGCGGGGCGTGTCTATGCAGACGATCGACGCCGATTTGCGCGGCTACGACTGGCCGCGGGGGAATACGACGCCGTGCTCGCCTGCTTCATCCAGTTCGCCGACCCGGCCTTTCGGGCAGAGATTTTCGACGGCATTGCGACCGCACTCAAACCCGGCGGTCTCGCTTTGA
- a CDS encoding c-type cytochrome, whose product MRKPLLALTLTLAATASFAQSPKDAVDARQGYFDLLGAQMAVLAPMAQGKTEFDAAKAQTAADNIAALAKVDIRPLFVEGTSVDDMMETHAKSEIWSNMDLFGQKLDGLHQAAAEMPAAAGSLDTLQPAVGKLGGACKSCHDEFRAK is encoded by the coding sequence ATGCGCAAGCCTCTCCTCGCCCTGACCTTGACCCTCGCCGCTACCGCCTCTTTCGCGCAATCGCCCAAGGATGCGGTGGACGCGCGCCAGGGCTATTTCGATCTGCTCGGCGCCCAGATGGCCGTGCTCGCGCCAATGGCGCAGGGCAAGACCGAGTTCGACGCGGCCAAGGCACAGACCGCCGCTGACAACATCGCGGCGCTCGCCAAGGTCGATATCCGTCCGCTCTTCGTCGAGGGCACCTCGGTCGACGACATGATGGAGACCCACGCGAAGTCGGAAATCTGGTCGAACATGGATCTCTTCGGACAGAAGCTCGACGGTTTGCATCAGGCCGCGGCGGAGATGCCTGCCGCAGCGGGCAGCCTCGACACGCTTCAGCCGGCCGTCGGGAAACTCGGCGGCGCCTGCAAGAGCTGCCATGACGAGTTCCGCGCGAAGTAA
- a CDS encoding cytochrome b/b6 domain-containing protein codes for MKDTAAAPAKKTVTVWDPVVRLFHWLLVLAFAVAWGLGEWGPNQMTWHFYAGYVIAGLLAVRLIWGFVGPRTARFSHFLYGPKEVADYLRHLPSKESSDHVGHNPLGGWSVVVMLGLLIVQVVTGLTSDPQDYINVGPLAGSVPESISTSWAPKIHELVSTLLLIVVGIHIAAIVYYRAWKGVNLVRPMITGKKEVGE; via the coding sequence ATGAAAGACACTGCCGCCGCCCCCGCGAAGAAGACCGTCACGGTCTGGGATCCCGTCGTGCGCCTGTTCCACTGGCTTCTGGTGCTGGCTTTTGCCGTTGCCTGGGGCCTGGGGGAGTGGGGGCCGAACCAGATGACATGGCATTTCTATGCGGGCTACGTCATCGCGGGACTGTTGGCGGTGCGTCTGATCTGGGGGTTCGTGGGGCCGCGCACGGCGCGGTTCTCGCACTTCCTCTATGGGCCCAAGGAGGTGGCGGATTATCTTCGCCACCTGCCATCCAAGGAAAGCTCCGACCATGTCGGGCATAATCCGCTTGGCGGCTGGTCTGTCGTCGTGATGCTGGGGCTTCTGATCGTGCAGGTCGTGACCGGGCTGACATCCGATCCGCAGGACTATATCAACGTCGGTCCGCTTGCGGGCTCCGTGCCCGAGAGCATCAGCACGAGCTGGGCGCCCAAGATCCACGAGCTTGTCTCGACCTTGCTGCTGATCGTGGTCGGCATCCATATCGCGGCCATCGTCTATTACCGGGCGTGGAAGGGCGTGAATCTCGTCAGGCCGATGATTACCGGCAAGAAAGAGGTGGGGGAGTAA
- a CDS encoding MATE family efflux transporter, with translation MPLARHVRAIFTLGLPLIGSNLAQMLLNVTDTVMVGWYGVEALAALVLGTSYFFSIFMLGNGIALAVMGRVSASLGADDEVQARRDTRMGIWLSILFGVAMLPLFWNSGAVLELLGQKPEIAALAQDYLRILGFALAPGLAMMVIRSYLSAQERTAVLLWITLAAVLLNAGVNWILIFGNWGAPELGVRGAAIASLSAMVLNLVAQAIYAARAPGLTHIRLFQRFWRPDWEAFWIVAKMGLPVGLTSVAEGSMFQASALMMGWIGTVELAAHGIALQVSSITFMVHVGLSNAATVRAGRAHGRRDPRLLRDGALAVTGMSLGFGLLTVAVFVFAGPWLTRLFLDADNPATPEIVLYGVRFLMVAAIFQLFDLMQVMALGLLRGVQDTRVPMWMAVASYWLIGIPASYFLAFTLDLGGVGLWFGLVLGLASAGAMMMRRFWRGAWLHPRPAAA, from the coding sequence ATGCCTCTCGCCCGCCATGTGCGGGCGATCTTCACTCTGGGCCTGCCGCTGATCGGCTCCAATCTCGCGCAGATGCTGCTCAACGTGACCGATACGGTGATGGTGGGCTGGTATGGCGTCGAGGCGCTGGCGGCGCTGGTGCTGGGCACCTCCTATTTCTTCTCTATCTTCATGCTGGGCAACGGGATCGCGCTGGCGGTGATGGGGCGCGTCTCGGCGAGTCTGGGCGCGGATGACGAGGTGCAGGCGCGGCGCGACACCCGAATGGGGATCTGGCTATCGATCCTGTTCGGCGTCGCGATGCTCCCGCTGTTCTGGAATTCCGGCGCGGTGCTGGAGCTGCTGGGGCAGAAGCCCGAGATCGCGGCGCTCGCACAGGATTACCTGCGTATCCTCGGCTTCGCGCTCGCGCCGGGGCTCGCGATGATGGTGATCCGGTCCTACCTGTCCGCGCAGGAGCGCACGGCGGTGCTGCTCTGGATCACGCTTGCGGCGGTTCTGCTGAACGCGGGCGTCAACTGGATCCTGATCTTCGGCAATTGGGGCGCGCCGGAACTGGGGGTGCGCGGTGCGGCGATCGCTTCGCTGAGCGCGATGGTGCTGAACCTCGTCGCGCAGGCGATCTATGCCGCGCGTGCGCCCGGACTGACTCATATCCGGCTGTTCCAGCGCTTCTGGCGGCCCGATTGGGAGGCGTTCTGGATCGTTGCGAAGATGGGGCTGCCGGTGGGGCTGACCTCCGTCGCGGAAGGCTCGATGTTTCAGGCCTCGGCGCTGATGATGGGCTGGATCGGCACGGTCGAACTGGCCGCGCACGGGATCGCGCTGCAGGTCTCCTCGATCACCTTCATGGTGCATGTCGGTCTCTCGAACGCCGCCACCGTGCGGGCAGGTCGGGCGCATGGGCGCCGTGATCCGCGCCTGCTGCGTGACGGGGCGTTGGCGGTGACGGGGATGTCGCTGGGCTTCGGTTTGCTGACGGTCGCGGTCTTCGTCTTCGCGGGGCCTTGGCTCACGCGCCTGTTTCTCGATGCGGACAACCCGGCCACGCCCGAGATCGTCCTCTACGGCGTTCGCTTTCTGATGGTCGCGGCGATCTTCCAGCTGTTCGACCTGATGCAGGTGATGGCTCTGGGACTGCTGCGTGGCGTGCAGGATACGCGCGTGCCGATGTGGATGGCGGTGGCGAGCTATTGGCTGATCGGCATCCCGGCCAGCTACTTTCTCGCCTTCACGCTGGATCTTGGCGGGGTGGGGCTGTGGTTCGGCCTCGTCCTCGGCCTCGCATCGGCGGGGGCGATGATGATGCGCCGGTTCTGGCGCGGTGCATGGCTGCATCCGCGCCCGGCAGCGGCTTAA
- a CDS encoding UbiH/UbiF family hydroxylase, which yields MAETRTPIDTDILISGGGVAGLTAAAAFGQAGFTTICVDPTPPVTEEAAEGADMRSTAFLRPSREVLKAAGIWDRLLPYAAPLQIMRIVDAGGESPTARLTRDFDAADLSDEPFGWNFPNWLLRRELVAALADNPLVDFRPGIATTGLVTRESGAEVTLSDGTHVRARLVIGADGRNSFVREAAGLGVKTIRYGQKALAFAVTHPIPHDNVSTEIHRSGGPFTLVPLPDRDGKPSSAIVWMERAAEAERLATLPTEAFEAAIMERSTGLLGPLKLETRRAVWPMMTQIADRFSGQRVALIAEAAHVIPPIGAQGLNMSLADLACLLKLAEEDPVHLGEAKMLDAYHRRRWPEVKAREVGIDLLNRASMVEAQPLRDLRAGVLGALYSLGPVRKTLMKAGLGVR from the coding sequence ATGGCCGAGACCCGCACACCCATCGACACCGATATCCTGATCTCCGGCGGCGGCGTCGCCGGCCTGACCGCAGCCGCGGCCTTCGGGCAGGCGGGCTTCACCACGATCTGCGTTGATCCCACGCCGCCGGTCACCGAAGAAGCAGCCGAGGGCGCGGATATGCGCTCGACCGCGTTCCTGCGTCCTTCGCGGGAGGTGCTGAAAGCGGCGGGAATCTGGGATCGGCTCCTGCCCTATGCCGCGCCGCTGCAGATCATGCGGATCGTCGATGCGGGCGGCGAAAGCCCGACCGCACGGCTGACCCGCGATTTCGACGCAGCCGACTTGTCCGACGAACCCTTCGGCTGGAACTTCCCGAACTGGCTGCTGCGCCGCGAGCTGGTGGCCGCCCTTGCCGATAATCCGCTCGTCGATTTCCGCCCCGGCATCGCGACGACTGGCCTCGTGACCCGCGAAAGCGGCGCCGAGGTGACGCTGTCCGACGGCACCCATGTGCGCGCCCGTCTCGTGATCGGGGCCGATGGCCGCAATTCCTTCGTGCGCGAAGCGGCTGGCCTCGGCGTAAAGACGATCCGCTACGGCCAGAAGGCACTGGCCTTCGCTGTCACCCACCCGATCCCGCATGACAACGTCTCTACCGAGATCCACCGCTCGGGTGGGCCGTTCACGCTGGTGCCGCTGCCCGACCGCGATGGCAAGCCGTCTTCCGCGATCGTCTGGATGGAGCGCGCCGCCGAGGCCGAGCGCCTCGCCACGCTGCCCACGGAAGCGTTCGAAGCGGCGATCATGGAACGCTCGACCGGGCTTCTCGGGCCGCTGAAGCTGGAGACCCGCCGCGCGGTCTGGCCGATGATGACGCAGATCGCGGATCGGTTCTCGGGCCAGCGCGTGGCCCTGATCGCCGAGGCCGCCCATGTCATTCCGCCGATCGGCGCGCAGGGGCTGAACATGAGCCTCGCCGATCTGGCCTGCCTTCTGAAGCTGGCCGAGGAAGACCCGGTGCATCTGGGCGAGGCGAAGATGCTCGACGCCTATCACCGTCGCCGCTGGCCGGAGGTGAAGGCGCGGGAGGTGGGGATCGATCTGCTCAACCGTGCCTCGATGGTCGAGGCCCAGCCACTGCGCGATCTGCGCGCGGGCGTCTTGGGCGCGCTCTATTCCCTCGGACCGGTGCGCAAGACGTTGATGAAGGCGGGGCTTGGCGTGCGTTAA
- a CDS encoding pyrimidine 5'-nucleotidase — MTDSTAPAPASAAPADRDLAAEFAHVDAWVFDLDNTLYPPEARLFDQIEVKMTDFVMRSLGVDRARADHLRNHYWQLYGTTLAGLMHEHDVDPAPYLHEVHEISLDHLVKDDALREGIDALPGRKIVYTNGSAPYATRVIEARGLTGLFDGVYGVEHAEFHPKPRGEAFNRIFAQAEIEPTRGAMFEDDARNLRHPHALGMKTVHVAPAPAPEDHIHYHTADLAAFLREITRD, encoded by the coding sequence ATGACAGACAGCACCGCGCCTGCCCCCGCCTCCGCCGCCCCCGCCGACCGCGACCTCGCCGCCGAGTTCGCGCATGTCGACGCCTGGGTGTTCGATCTCGACAACACGCTCTACCCGCCGGAGGCGCGACTCTTCGACCAGATCGAGGTGAAGATGACCGATTTCGTGATGCGCTCGCTGGGCGTCGATCGGGCGCGGGCCGATCACCTGCGCAACCACTACTGGCAGCTTTACGGCACCACGCTGGCCGGGCTGATGCACGAGCACGACGTCGACCCGGCGCCCTATCTGCACGAAGTCCACGAGATCTCACTCGATCATTTGGTCAAGGATGATGCGCTGCGCGAAGGCATCGACGCGCTCCCGGGCCGCAAGATCGTCTACACGAACGGCTCGGCCCCCTATGCCACACGGGTCATCGAGGCGCGTGGGCTGACCGGGCTTTTCGACGGGGTCTATGGTGTCGAGCACGCGGAGTTTCATCCAAAGCCGCGCGGCGAAGCCTTCAACCGGATATTCGCGCAGGCCGAGATCGAGCCCACGCGCGGCGCTATGTTCGAGGACGACGCCCGCAACCTGCGCCATCCCCATGCACTCGGCATGAAGACCGTGCATGTCGCCCCCGCCCCTGCGCCAGAGGATCACATCCACTACCACACCGCCGATCTCGCCGCGTTCCTGCGCGAGATCACGCGCGATTGA
- a CDS encoding GntR family transcriptional regulator yields the protein MQKDAYTLILDAIDEGVYRPGDRLVESELAERFGVSRTPVREALQRLETQQMLARDGRSLIVASLDHNQLAELYVVRAELEALAAQLAAKHAAPEEVRVLQNMIDEDRGQLDDPEALSRANRRFHHQIHLASHNRYLVQQLDLVHRSMALLATTSLAVKGRGEAALDEHQAIVDAIREGNGDAAASALRAHISRAFETRLTLDAAHHGTAGHWAEAL from the coding sequence ATGCAAAAAGACGCCTACACTCTCATACTCGACGCCATCGACGAAGGCGTCTACCGCCCCGGGGACCGCTTGGTCGAATCCGAATTGGCGGAGCGGTTCGGAGTGTCACGCACCCCGGTGCGCGAGGCGTTGCAGCGGCTCGAAACCCAACAGATGCTGGCCCGCGACGGGCGTTCGCTCATCGTCGCCTCGCTCGATCACAACCAGTTGGCGGAGTTGTATGTCGTGCGCGCCGAACTGGAGGCGCTGGCCGCGCAGCTGGCTGCGAAACATGCGGCTCCCGAAGAGGTCCGGGTGCTGCAGAACATGATCGACGAAGATCGCGGCCAACTCGACGATCCGGAAGCGTTGAGCCGGGCCAACCGCCGGTTCCACCACCAAATTCACCTCGCCTCGCATAATCGTTACCTCGTCCAGCAGCTCGATCTTGTGCACCGCTCGATGGCGCTTCTCGCGACCACCTCTCTTGCGGTGAAGGGCCGGGGCGAGGCGGCGCTCGACGAGCATCAGGCGATTGTCGATGCGATCCGCGAGGGCAATGGCGACGCGGCGGCCTCGGCGCTGCGGGCCCACATCTCGCGCGCCTTCGAGACGCGCCTCACGCTCGACGCGGCGCATCACGGGACGGCGGGCCACTGGGCCGAGGCTCTCTGA
- a CDS encoding glycosyltransferase: MAALAEQRHASVVDLQEEPPDPRLIDAIGPELCLKHAMVPWRRVGGVTLIATARPEDFEALQASLPTCHAPYRLVLAAERCVHDSLLTCRETALIRHAEIKVDPVESCRNHNERRASRIAAGLVAVTGLGMLLAPNLLLGLFFGWVMLTLVGSMALKLAAFASEITEQRKPRPDALIRGAPKGRLPIISVMVPLFRETDIAARLVSRLGKLRYPRELIDVILVIEHSDTMTRAALANADLPRWMRVVTVPDGPIKTKPRALNYALNFCRGSVIGVWDAEDAPEPDQLQIVAQRFLAAPPETACLQGVLDYYNPRTNWLARCFTVEYATWFRMFLPGLARLGFVVPLGGTTLFFRRDALEELGGWDAHNVTEDADLGVRLARHGYRTELIAAATFEEANCRALPWVKQRSRWLKGYAMTWAVHMRDPVQLWRDLGTKRFLGVQILILGSLSQYVLAPVLWSFWLALFGLWHPIASALPGPVFALVMGTFILSELIAITTSAWACRGAEHRNLIKWIPTLHLYYPLGALAGWKALYELIARPFYWDKTSHGIFDDSDATASEARPGDEIAPAEAAARPPPQREAHSPLIG, encoded by the coding sequence ATGGCCGCCTTGGCGGAACAACGACATGCCTCGGTCGTCGACCTGCAAGAGGAGCCGCCCGATCCTCGCCTCATCGATGCCATCGGACCGGAGCTTTGCCTGAAGCACGCGATGGTTCCCTGGCGGCGCGTCGGCGGCGTCACCCTCATCGCGACCGCACGGCCCGAGGATTTCGAGGCTCTACAGGCTTCGCTACCCACGTGCCATGCGCCCTACAGGCTCGTACTGGCCGCGGAACGCTGCGTGCATGACAGCCTGCTCACATGCCGCGAGACCGCGCTGATCCGACACGCCGAGATCAAGGTCGACCCGGTCGAGAGCTGCCGCAACCATAACGAACGGCGCGCCAGCCGGATCGCGGCGGGGCTCGTAGCGGTGACCGGGCTCGGAATGTTGCTCGCGCCCAACCTGCTTCTCGGGCTTTTCTTCGGGTGGGTGATGCTGACGCTCGTGGGTTCCATGGCGCTCAAGCTCGCAGCCTTTGCGAGCGAGATCACCGAACAGCGCAAGCCCCGCCCGGACGCACTCATCCGGGGCGCGCCGAAAGGGCGGCTGCCGATCATCTCGGTGATGGTCCCGCTGTTTCGCGAGACCGACATCGCGGCGCGGCTCGTCTCGCGGCTCGGCAAGCTGCGCTATCCGCGCGAATTGATCGATGTGATCCTCGTCATCGAACATAGCGACACGATGACCCGTGCGGCTCTTGCGAACGCCGATCTGCCACGCTGGATGCGGGTGGTCACGGTACCCGACGGGCCGATCAAGACGAAGCCGCGCGCATTGAACTACGCGCTGAACTTCTGTCGCGGCTCGGTGATCGGCGTCTGGGACGCCGAGGACGCGCCCGAGCCGGATCAACTGCAGATCGTCGCCCAGCGCTTCCTCGCGGCCCCGCCCGAGACGGCCTGCCTGCAAGGGGTTCTCGACTATTACAACCCGCGCACCAATTGGCTCGCGCGCTGCTTCACCGTGGAATATGCGACGTGGTTCCGGATGTTCCTGCCCGGGCTCGCGCGGCTCGGCTTCGTCGTGCCCTTGGGCGGAACGACCCTCTTCTTCCGCCGCGACGCGCTGGAGGAGCTGGGCGGCTGGGACGCGCATAACGTGACCGAGGATGCCGATCTTGGCGTGCGTCTCGCGCGGCACGGCTACCGCACCGAATTGATCGCTGCCGCCACCTTCGAGGAGGCGAATTGCCGCGCCCTGCCTTGGGTCAAACAGCGCTCGCGCTGGCTCAAGGGCTACGCGATGACATGGGCGGTGCATATGCGCGATCCGGTGCAGCTCTGGCGCGATCTGGGCACGAAACGCTTTCTCGGCGTGCAGATCCTGATCCTCGGTTCGCTCTCGCAATATGTTCTGGCGCCGGTCTTGTGGAGCTTTTGGCTCGCGCTGTTCGGGCTGTGGCATCCGATCGCGAGCGCCCTGCCCGGCCCGGTCTTCGCGTTAGTTATGGGGACTTTCATTCTGTCCGAGTTGATCGCGATCACGACCTCTGCCTGGGCCTGCCGGGGGGCGGAGCATCGCAACCTGATAAAATGGATCCCGACGCTCCACCTCTATTATCCGCTGGGCGCGCTGGCGGGCTGGAAGGCGCTCTACGAACTGATCGCGCGCCCCTTCTACTGGGACAAGACGAGCCACGGCATTTTCGACGACAGTGACGCGACAGCGTCGGAGGCCCGACCCGGCGACGAGATCGCCCCCGCAGAGGCCGCGGCGCGCCCGCCCCCGCAACGCGAGGCCCATTCACCGCTTATCGGATAA
- the carA gene encoding glutamine-hydrolyzing carbamoyl-phosphate synthase small subunit, with protein MPASQSASEKPTALIALADGSLFYGKGFGRPGETVAELVFNTSMTGYQEIMTDPSYAGQVVTFTFPHIGNTGVNPEDDETNDPVAAGMVVKWDPTEPSNWRAAETLVEWLEKRGRIGIGGIDTRRLTREIRQQGAPHVAIAYNPDGVFDIEALVRKAREWSGLEGLDLAKDVTCAQSYRWDEMRWAWPEGYKKAEGNDLKVVAIDYGAKRNILRCLASAGCDVTVLPATATAEDVLALEPDGVFLSNGPGDPAATGEYAVPMIKGVLETELPVFGICLGHQMLALALGAKTVKMNHGHHGANHPVKDLTTGKVEITSMNHGFAVDSQTLPKGVTETHVSLFDGSNCGIAMADRPVFSVQYHPEASPGPQDSYYLFERFARAMRARKS; from the coding sequence ATGCCTGCAAGCCAGTCCGCATCGGAAAAGCCCACTGCATTGATCGCACTCGCTGATGGCTCGCTGTTCTACGGGAAGGGCTTCGGCCGCCCGGGCGAGACGGTGGCCGAACTCGTCTTCAACACGTCGATGACCGGCTATCAGGAAATCATGACCGACCCCTCCTATGCGGGCCAGGTCGTGACCTTCACCTTCCCCCATATCGGCAATACCGGCGTGAACCCGGAAGATGACGAAACCAACGATCCCGTTGCCGCCGGAATGGTGGTGAAATGGGACCCGACCGAGCCGTCGAACTGGCGCGCCGCCGAGACTCTGGTCGAGTGGCTGGAGAAGCGCGGTCGCATCGGCATCGGCGGCATCGACACTCGCCGCCTCACCCGCGAAATCCGCCAGCAAGGCGCGCCGCATGTCGCGATCGCCTACAACCCCGACGGGGTCTTCGACATCGAGGCGCTGGTACGCAAGGCCCGCGAATGGTCCGGGCTCGAAGGGCTCGATCTCGCGAAAGACGTGACCTGTGCGCAAAGCTACCGCTGGGACGAGATGCGGTGGGCCTGGCCCGAGGGTTACAAGAAAGCCGAAGGCAACGACCTGAAAGTTGTCGCCATCGACTACGGCGCGAAGCGCAACATCCTGCGCTGCCTCGCCTCGGCTGGCTGCGACGTGACCGTGCTGCCAGCCACCGCGACGGCCGAGGACGTGCTCGCGCTTGAACCCGATGGGGTCTTCCTATCGAACGGTCCGGGCGATCCGGCAGCGACCGGGGAATATGCCGTGCCGATGATCAAGGGCGTTCTGGAAACCGAGCTGCCGGTCTTCGGTATCTGCCTCGGCCACCAGATGCTGGCGCTCGCGCTTGGCGCGAAGACCGTCAAGATGAACCACGGACACCATGGGGCGAACCACCCGGTGAAGGACCTGACCACCGGCAAGGTCGAGATCACCTCGATGAACCACGGTTTCGCGGTCGACAGCCAGACCCTGCCCAAGGGTGTGACCGAGACCCATGTCTCGCTGTTCGACGGCTCGAACTGCGGTATTGCGATGGCCGATCGCCCGGTCTTCTCGGTGCAGTATCACCCCGAGGCGAGCCCTGGCCCGCAGGACAGCTACTACCTGTTCGAGCGTTTCGCGAGAGCGATGCGCGCGCGCAAGTCGTAA
- a CDS encoding GatB/YqeY domain-containing protein, which translates to MQMRDKIAAALKTAMKEKDQERLSTLRLVNAAIKDREIAMRAEGEGEGTVGDAEVLAIMGKMVKQRQESARAYEEGGRLELAEKEQAEIRVIEEFLPRQLTEDEVNAAIEAAIAKLGADSIRDMGRVMGELKGQYTGQMDFSKAGPMVKDRLAS; encoded by the coding sequence ATGCAAATGCGCGACAAGATCGCCGCCGCATTGAAAACGGCGATGAAGGAAAAGGATCAGGAGCGGCTCTCGACGCTGCGGCTGGTCAATGCCGCCATCAAGGACCGCGAGATCGCGATGCGTGCCGAAGGCGAGGGCGAGGGCACTGTCGGCGACGCCGAAGTGCTTGCGATCATGGGAAAGATGGTGAAACAGCGTCAGGAAAGCGCGCGGGCCTATGAAGAGGGCGGGCGGCTGGAACTGGCCGAGAAGGAACAGGCCGAGATCCGCGTGATCGAGGAATTCCTGCCGCGCCAGTTGACCGAAGACGAGGTGAATGCTGCCATCGAAGCGGCCATCGCGAAACTCGGTGCGGATTCGATTCGCGACATGGGCCGCGTGATGGGTGAGCTGAAAGGCCAATACACCGGACAGATGGATTTCTCGAAGGCGGGCCCGATGGTGAAGGATCGCCTCGCCTCGTGA
- a CDS encoding DUF3008 family protein codes for MPAQSKAQQKAAGAALAAKRGEMKVGDLQGASKEMYDSMSESELDDIASTKRKDLPDSKDD; via the coding sequence ATGCCGGCACAATCGAAGGCACAGCAGAAAGCTGCGGGCGCGGCGCTTGCCGCCAAGCGCGGCGAGATGAAGGTGGGCGATCTTCAGGGCGCCTCGAAGGAAATGTATGACAGCATGTCCGAGAGCGAGCTCGACGATATCGCGAGCACCAAGCGCAAGGATCTTCCGGACAGCAAGGACGACTGA
- a CDS encoding DUF2244 domain-containing protein: protein MPYRWTDTEGQTMEAPRSEAAPLPDQLHLWPYRSLPRKGFVFFIAATVVMVSLPLLSLLGHVELWGLLPFIALAIAGVWWAISHSYRTGEVLEILTFNGPELHLIRHEPGKPSRDWAANPHWVQVDLHAKAGPVAAYLTLRGGPREVEIGAFLTPEERQRLHRELVIRLAAARAPLPS from the coding sequence ATGCCCTATCGCTGGACGGATACCGAAGGCCAAACCATGGAGGCGCCCCGCTCCGAGGCTGCGCCCCTGCCCGATCAATTGCATCTGTGGCCCTACCGCTCCCTGCCGCGTAAAGGTTTCGTCTTCTTCATCGCGGCGACCGTCGTCATGGTCAGCCTGCCGCTACTTTCATTGCTGGGTCACGTGGAGCTTTGGGGGCTCTTGCCCTTCATCGCGCTCGCCATCGCGGGGGTGTGGTGGGCGATCTCGCACAGCTATCGCACGGGCGAAGTGCTCGAGATCCTGACATTCAACGGGCCCGAGCTGCACCTTATCCGCCACGAACCGGGCAAGCCGTCGCGCGACTGGGCGGCGAATCCACATTGGGTACAGGTCGATCTTCACGCAAAAGCCGGGCCGGTCGCAGCCTACCTGACCCTGCGAGGCGGCCCGCGCGAGGTCGAGATCGGTGCTTTCCTCACGCCCGAGGAACGGCAACGACTGCACCGCGAACTGGTGATCCGGCTCGCAGCCGCGCGTGCGCCGCTGCCCTCCTGA